Genomic window (Ureibacillus composti):
CTTAGGATGGATGTTATTTCATCGAATATAGCAAATGTAGATACAACACGAGGAAAAATCGTTAATGGTGAATGGGAGCCATATCGCCGTAAATCTGTAACGCTTACTGCAAAGGAAGGGCAATTTTCGAACTTTCTACAAGTAGCTATGGGGAAAACTTCAAATAAATCAGTCGGACAAGGTGTGAAAGTGTCGAAAATTAATGAAGATCAAGAAACACCATTTAAGTTGGTCTATAATCCAACGCATCCTGATGCAAATGAAGAAGGGTATGTAGAAATGCCGAATATTGATATTTTGACCGAAATGGTTGATTTGATTTCATCTACTCGCTCATATGAAGCAAACGTTACGGTATTTAATGCAAATAAATCGATGCTAACAAAAGCATTAGAAATTGGTAAATAGAATTTGAGTTTGAAAGGATGAATATCAAGTGGCAATTGAATCAGTTTCATTAATGATGCCGACACAGGTAACAAACGATACAAATAAATTAACAGCTCCAGCAACACCATTTCAGGCCCAGCAGTCTTTTGCGAATACATTAAAAGATGCGATTGAATCGGTTAATAATCAACAAATCACTTCAGACAATTTAACGAATAAGTTAATAAATGGTCAAGATGTAGAGCTGCATGAGGTAATGATTGCTTCTCAGAAAGCTAGTATTACACTGAATGCAACAATTGAGGTTCGTAACAAGGTGATCGAGGCTTACCAAGAGATTATGCGTATGAGTGTTTAATGCACTTAGCAATTTTTTCTGTGACAAGTAAACGCAGGAACAAGCTTTTATTGCGAGGAAAGCTTGCGACAGTCGCAAAATCTTATAAGTACCAAAAGTGTTACGACAGGTACATGATTGGTTACGCGAATTGAAATTGTTAGTGTATTCACTAAACCGGAGGATATTAAATGAACGATCGACTTACAAAGGTTAAATCCGACTCGACACAGTTTTGGCAAAGTCGGACGAAAAATCAAAAAGGTGCGCTAATAGGGACGATCATTGGTGTTATTGCATTAGCTAGTATACTTACTTATTTCTTTACCAGAACAACAATGGTTCCTCTGTTCACTGAGCTATCGGCTTCAGAATCAGGTGAAATTGCCGAAGTATTAGCAGCACAAGGAGTCCCTTATGAGATTGCACCGGGAGGCACAAATATTCTTGTTCCTGAAGATCAAGTTGATACATTAACTGTTTCACTTGCATCACAAGGATATCCTGAATCAGGGGATATTAATAATTCCTTCTTTACGTCTAATGCTGGATTCGGTATGACCGACAATGAATTCAACGTCATTAAATTAGCAGCAACTCAAACAGAATTAGCAAACTTAATTAAGCAAATTGACGGTGTAAAAGATGCGAACGTCATGATTTCGATGCCAGAAGAAGGCATTTTCATCAATGATGCAGGACAAGAGGCAAGTGCATCCATCGTTTTAGATACAGAACCTGGACAAAAGTTCACAGAAGAACAAATTAAAACGTTATACAATCTAGTGTCAAAAAGCATTCCAAATTTAAGCACTGATAATATCGTTATTACAAATCAGTATTCAGAGTATTTTGATTTAAATTCACAAACTGCAGGTGGCAATTCTGTTAATACGGTAGAAGGTCAAATGCAAGTGAAGAAAACAATTGAGCGTGATCTACAACGACAAGTACAACAAATGCTTGGCACGATGATGGGCCAAGATAAGGTTGTTGTTTCGGTCACAACTGATATTGACTTTAAACAAGAAAATCGAGAAGAAAATCTAGTAGAGCCTGTAGATGAGGAAAATATGGAAGGGATCGAGATTAGTGCCCAACGTATTACTGAAACTTATACAGGACAACCTCCTACTATGGCATCTGGTGAACCAGAAGCTGAAACAGGATCAGATAATCTTACAAATTACCAAGAAACACAAGGAAATGATGGAGATTACGAACGCGTTGAAGAAACAATCAACAATGATGTAAACCGAATTAAAAAAGAAATTCAAGAGAGTCCATATAAAATTAGAGATTTAGGCATTCAAGTAATGGTGGAACCACCAGTACCAAATGATGCTACTACCTTATCTCAGGATGTTGTAGATGATATTGAACAGATTTTATCAACTGTAGTCAGTACGACAATTGATAAAGAAGCTGCTGGTAACCTAACAGAAGACCAAATTAACGATAAGATTGTTGTCTCGGTTCAACCATTCTATGGAAATGATGCAGCGACAGCTGAACAAACTTCTGTTATTCCATGGTGGATTTGGGTAATCGGCGGTATTTTATTTGTATCAATTCTCTTACTTGTTATCTATATTTTACGAAGTAAGAAGCGTAGAGAAGTAGAAGAGGAAATGGCGATTATTGAACGTCAGCAAGAAGAAATTATTGTTGAAGATATAAATCGTGAAGTAGAAACAGAAAGTACAGTTCGTCGTAAACAGCTAGAAAAAATGGCTAAGGAAAAACCAGAAGACTTTGCAAAATTACTGCGTAGTTGGATTGCTGAAGATTAATGGGGGGTCGGGCTTTGTCCAGAAAAGAAAAAGAGTTAACGGGAAAGCAAAAAGCAGCTCTATTATTAATTTCTTTAGGACCTGAAGTTTCTGCTTCTGTATACAAACACTTAAATGAAGAAGAAATAGAACGTCTAACATTAGAAATTTCAAGTGTAAAAAAAGTGGAACCTGGTGTGAAAGAAGACATTATTGAAGAGTTTCATCATATCGCATTAGCCCAAGATTATATTTCGCAGGGCGGTATTGGGTACGCGAAAACAATTTTAGAAAAAGCATTAGGGGCTGAACAAGCACAAGCTATTATTAATAGATTAACTTCATCGTTACAGGTACGCCCATTTGACTTTGCTAGAAAAGCGGACCCAGCACAAATTTTTAATTTTATCCAAAATGAACATCCACAAACGATTGCACTTATTTTATCTTATTTAGATCCTGCACAAGCGGGTGTGATTTTATCGTCATTACCACAAGAAGTACAAGCAGATATTGCTAAGCGTATTGCAGTTATGGATTCTACATCACCTGAAGTGATTAGTGAAATTGAAGCAGTGCTAGAACGAAAACTCTCATCAACTGTTACGCAAGATTACACTGAAACGGGTGGAGTAGATGCAGTTGTTGAAGTGTTGAATGGTGTTGACCGTCAAACGGAGAAAACAATTCTCGATGCGCTTGAAATTCAAGACCCTGAGCTTGCGGAAGAAATTAAAAAACGCATGTTTGTATTCGAAGATATTGTTACGCTTGATAACCGTTCGATTCAACGAGTTATTCGTGACTGTGAAAATGAAGATTTATTGCTTTCAATGAAAATAAGTAGTGAAGAAGTAAAAGAGATTATTTTCCGAAATATGTCTGGGCGTATGGCAGACACATTTAGAGAAGAAATGGAGATTATGGGGCCTGTTCGTCTTCGCGATGTGGAAGAAGCACAAACAAGAATTGTTGCAGTCATCCGTCGTTTAGAAGATGCGGGTGAAATCATCATCGCACGTGGCGGAGGAGATGACGTCATTGTCTAGATTAATCCGTTCCATTAAATCTGAACAACAAGAACAACATTCCGTAAATATTCAAATTCGTGATCTCTTCACCAAAACGTTTGATGGTGAGGAGGAAGAACAACAACAGCACGCTGAACCTCAGATTTCATTAGAGGAGATATATGCAGAACGAGACCAACTCCTTTTTGACGCAGGGCTTCAAATAGAAACACAAAGACAGGAATTTGAACAATATCGGCATGAGCAGCTCGAACAAATCGAACAACTTAAAATGCTTTGGGAAGAAGAGAAACTTGTTTTACAACAACAAGCATATGAACAAGGATTCGGGCAAGGTTATGAAGAGGGCATCAATAAAGCAAATGCTGATATGGCAGAAAGCTTAAAAGTGGCAAATGAGACAATTGAACACTCGCTTGAAAATGCGCGGAAGTACATTGAAGATCAAGAACATGTCATTTTAGACTTAGCATTAGCAGCTTCGCAAAAGATTATAGGCGCTTCACTTGATCGACAGGACGAATTGTTTGTTTCGATTATAAAACAGGGCTTAAAAGAAGCACGTGAAATGAAAGAAGTTAAAATATATATTTCGCCTAAGTACTATGAGTTAATAACAAGTTATCGTGATGAATTAGTGGAGATGTTTCCGATAGATGTTCCATTCCTCATTTTCGTTAATGAGGATTTGAACGATACGGAAAGCTATATTGAAACGAATCATGGAAGGATCGTAGTCTCCATCGATAGTCAATTAAACGAATTACGATTAAAGCTTCATGAAATTTTAGATAGTAAGGAATGATAGGATGCTTGCTGCTCAATTAATGAATCACATTCAGGGTATCGAAACATTTAAAAAGTTCGGTAAAGTAACGCGAGTTGTCGGCTTAATGATTGAGTCACAAGGTCCTGAAAGTTCCATCGGTGATGTTTGTAAAATTCATGTCAATTCACCGAAAAACGGCCACCAAATTATTTTAGCTGAAGTGGTTGGATTTAATGATGAAAATGTGGTGTTAATGCCATTTACGTCCCTTCGTGAAATTTCCATCGGATGTTTAGTTGAAGGAACAGGTTCACCGCTTGAAGTGAAAGTAGGCCCTGAGCTCATTGGTAAAGTACTAGATTCAATGGGGAATCCCATTGACGGCTCAACCCTTCCAAAAGGACTTGTAACTGTGCCAACTGAAAATGATCCGCCAAACCCATTTACTCGACCACCTATTAATGACCAAATTGAAGTGGGTGTCAAAGCCATAGATGGGATGCTAACCGTTGGGACAGGTCAACGTGTCGGGATCTTTGCTGGTTCCGGTGTTGGTAAAAGTACTCTCCTTGGAATGATCGCACGAAATACGAGAGCAGACTTAAACGTCATTGCACTAATTGGAGAACGTGGTCGTGAAGTACGGGAATTCATTGAACGTGATTTAGGTCCAGAAGGGCTTAGTCGTTCGATTGTTGTGGCTGCAACAGGAGACCAACCTGCACTTATGCGGATTAAAGGTGCCTTCACGGCAACAGCAATTGCAGAATACTTCCGAGACCGTGGATTAAATGTCATGTTAATGATGGATTCGGTAACACGTGTTGCCATGGCCCAACGCGAAATTGGATTAGCAACAGGTGAACCTCCTGCACAAAAAGGGTACACCCCTTCTGTATTTGCAATCTTACCCAAACTACTTGAACGGACTGGGACAAACTTAAAAGGTTCCATCACAGCCTTTTATACAGTACTTGTAGATGGTGATGATATGAATGAACCGATTGCTGATACAGTCCGAGGTATATTAGATGGACACATTGTGCTAGACCGAACGCTTGCAAATAAAGGACAATATCCAGCAATCAACGTGTTAAAAAGTGTCAGCCGACTAATGAATCATATTTCATCAAATGAACATGTCCGTGCTGCGGAAAGGTTACGAGAACTTTACTATACCTACTCCAAATCAGAAGACTTAATTAACATTGGTGCGTATAAACGAGGGACTTCGAAAGAAATCGATGAATCCATTCAATACGAGCCATTAATTACAAGCTTCTTAAAACAAGGTTTTAGAGACAAAGTGACATTAGAAGATACGGTCAATGAATTAATCGCATTATCGAATGGTGGTAGAAAATAATGGTTCAGTACACATATCGATTTGAAAAAATACTAACGATTCGAGAACAAGAAAAACAACAAACAGAAATGGCCTATAAAGAATCAGTTCGTACATTTGAAGAATTCGCAAATAGATTATATGAACTATTAAAGAAGAAGGAAGACCTTATTACCTATCAAAATGATCGTTTAGCATCTGGTTCGACAGTAGATGAAATTCATCATTATGCAAAATTTATAGACAGCCTTGAGCATTCAATAACAGATATGCAACAAAAGGTGATGCAAGCTCGCGCAAAAATGAATTGGCATGAACAAAAATTAGTAGAAAAAAACTTGGAAGTACGTAAGTTTGAGAAAATGCGTGAAAAAGACTTTCAAGCATTTAAGGTAGAACAAGATCGTTTAGAAATGGTGCAATTAGACGAGTTATCTTCCCTTATGTACAGTAAGAAAGAATTCAGGTGATTGAATGGCAAACCGTATAAATAATAATCAACAAAAGTTCGAGCACATCGAAGAAGAAAAATCACCAGGGGTATTTCAGAAGTTCTTCTTTTGGGTCCTTATTCCTCTTTTATTTGTCATTGCAATTCTGTTAGTTGTTGCTCAATTTACAGGAACGAATGTTTTTGAAAAGGCGATGAATGTCACAAATACCATTTCGTCTAAAGAAAAAACATCGGAAGAAAACGCTAATCAAAGTCAAAAAATTGTTAATCTTCAAGCAGAAATTAAAGAAAAAGAAGCAGAAATCGATAAATTGCAAGTAGAAATGGAAGATTTAAAGGCAAAAAATCATGACGCAGAAGTTGAAAAAGAACAACTGCAATTCCGGATTGATGAATTACAAAGGTCAAACCAAAATTCTCAAAAAGAATTCGATGAAATCTTATCGACCTACGAAGAAATGTCAGCTAAAAGTGTTGCGCCAATTATCACTGAGTTAAGTGACGACCAAGCAGTTCGTATTTTATCTAATTTAAAGCCGGATAAGTTAGCAGAAGTCTTCTCCAAAATGAATCCAGCTGATGCAGCTCGATACACTGAGCTTTTATCAAATTAAACCATGTCATATGTGAGAAATGAGGTGAATCATGAATATCGGAATAATGCAATTGTCGAACGTAAGTATGCCAGCAAAAGTGAATTCAATTATGTCAACAAAAACTCAAGCCATGACTAAAAAGACAGAAGGATTTGAAGATGTATTTAATAAGTTAGTAGCTTCAAAGGAAACGACCCATTCAACTGAAACCACGAGCAACTCTCCAGAAGAGGTAGATGTAGAGCAATTAGGAGAAGTGTTAGAGACAGATTCAATGGAAGAATTGTTGGATCTACTTGGAATCTCACATGATGATGGGTTACTCATGATTCAGGCAGGTGAAGAAGGACAAGCAGTTGCAGTAGATGAAATGATGAATATGGACGACTTACTAGCAGTGTTCAACATGAATCCTCAGCAATTGATGGGAACACTTCAGCAATTCATAGGCAGTGAGCAACAACCTGTTGTAACAGATATTTGGTCGTTGATTGGCTTAGTGAACGAACAAGCACCCAAAGTCATTAGTCAACTAACTGCTGCACTTCAAGGTGAGCACAATGTAACTCCAAAGGAAGCAAAACAATTTCTAGAATTTTTAAAGTTAGCACAAGTAGTTGGAAAGAATACAGATTTACTTGGTGATCAACCGCTTCAGTTAGCTCAGTTAAAAGATTTGTTCCAAAACTTGGTTTCTGAAGTTCAAACAACACAATCAACTCAAACAGTACAAACTGCTGGAAAAGTGGCAATTCAAGGATTCCAACAAGTTGTACAACAAGTCGTAAAACAAACGGAAACTCAGGCGGATACGGTAAACGATTCAGTTAACCAATCAACGACGACAACAACAGCTACAACTAAAACAATCACGATTACTTTACCAACTACTGAAAAATCAGTTGCGTCAGAATCTCTAGTAAAAGAAATACAAAGTCTGTTGAATCGAAGTCAGATTGCTAAATCACAAGGAACAATGAAGCTATTACTTAAGTTGAACCCTGAAAATCTAGGCTCCATTCGAATTGAATTATTACAAAAAGACGGTGTATTATCGGCTCGTTTACTTGCTTCCACTTCAACAGGTAAAGAGTTATTAGATAGTCAACTAAATCAATTGAAATCCGCTTTTGCGCAAGCCAATATTCAAATGGATCGAATTGATATCGCACAAAGTCTACAACAGACAGACCATAATTTCCGTGACCAAAATATGTTTGGTAACTTATTTAAGCAACAACAAGAACAAGAAGAAACAGAGCCAAAAGAAAAAGATGATGAAGAAGCAATTTCATTTAGTGAATTTCTAAAAAATGAGGAAGTGTAACAATGGCTAATACGAATGGGATTTCAACTGATTATTATTTATCAAGTTATCAGGCACCACAGCGTCAAACAGGTAGCAGTGCGTTGGGGAAAGATGCTTTCTTGCAAATCTTAATCACACAATTACAAAATCAAGATCCCACACAACCAATGGATGACAAACAATTTATTTCGCAGATGGCTCAATTCTCTTCTTTAGAGCAAATGCAAAATGTCGCTTCTGGTATAAAGGACTTACTCGAATCTCAGCAACAATCTCAGCTAATGAACTATACATCATTTATTGGTAAAGAAGTAAAGTGGCTTGAAATGACGGAAGATAAGGAAGGCAACTCAACTGTTAATGAAGGAACTGGTGTTATTAATGAGTTGAAGTTTGTTGATGGTCAACCTGTTTTCATACTAGAAGATGGAAAGGAAATTACACCAGGTAATATTTCTTCAATATTAAATAAATCATCTTCTACTATTTCTGAAAATCCACTTGTGACAGCAAGTAATTTAATTGGTAAGACGATTCAGTACGACAACAATGGTGAAATGTTACAAGCGATAATTGAATCTGTTTCTACTAACAATACAGTGATTGAATACATATTAAATAATGGTTCACGAATGACGAAGGATCAATTCGAATTAGTAAAATAACTTCCAAACAATTAGATGCAGCATTAAAAAAATATGAAAATCGAAGGGAGAACGATGACATATGTTACGTTCAATGTACTCAGGTATTTCTGGTTTAAAAAACTTCCAAACAAAATTAGATGTAATCGGGAACAACATCTCAAATGTGAATACATATGGGTTCAAAAAAGGTCGCGTAGTATTTAAAGATTTAATTTCCCAAACAACTGCAGGAGCAACTGGGCCATCTGCAACTCGTGGTGGTGTAAATCCAAAACAAGTAGGTCTAGGGTCACAAATCGCTGCAATTGATACAGTTGCAACAGCGGGTTCTTTACAAACGACTGGGCGAGTACTAGATTTAGCCGTTTCAGGTGATGGTTATTTCCGAGTGGCTCCAGGAAATTCACTATCCAATATCTCTTATACAAGAGCTGGTAATTTCTATATCGATGCAGAAGGTGATTTAGTAACTGCTGATGGAATGTACTTGCTAAGTACAAGTGGAGGGAAGATTAATGTACCTACAACTTCTCAAAGTATGTCAATTGGTCAAGATGGAAGTGTAAATATCGTTTCAGAAAATGGTAGTTTAAGTTCATCTCAAAAAATCAGTTTAGCGAAATTCCCTAATAGTGAAGGTTTAGAAAAAGTAGGTTCGAATTATTTCAAGGAGTCACCTGCATCAGGTGAACCAAATAATAATGTTATACCACAAGCAGCAGGTAAAGGTTCGATCCAATCTGGATTCTTAGAAATGTCTAACGTAGACCTTTCGGAAGAATTTACTGAAATGATCGTTGCGCAACGTGGTTTCCAAGCAAACTCTCGTATTATTACAACATCCGATGAAATTCTTCAAGAGCTTGTTAATTTGAAACGATAATTGAATGATTAGAAGATAGATAAATTTTGAAGTTTGAACAGTGTCTAGCTTCGCGCGTTAGCAGCTTGAGACGCTTCACTAAAACTGTCGAGGGCAAAAAGCGCCCTCACCAGTTTTAGCTCCAGCGCTTGTCGTTGCTGAACGAACGCGCTCAGCTTTTCTTGAAAGGAGGGTCGGGCCGGCTCTTACGGATTCTCGGCCCTATTTCAATGATTGAACTTACACGGTTAAATGGGAAACCTTTTTCATTAAACGCACTATACATAGAAACAGTTGAGGCATTTCCTGATACGACCATTACGCTGACGACTGGGCGTAAATTTATTGTATTAGAATCTGAAGAAGAAGTGCGAAAAAGAGTGATGAGTTTCTACAGAACGATTCAGGTTTTATCGAACCCGCACTTAAGAGGTGATCTAGATGAAAAATAATAAATTGCTAACAATAATGCTCATAATACTAGTAACAATCCTGTTAATTGGGATTGTAATTTTTGTCCTTTTAACACAATTCAATAAACAATCTACAGCAAATGAACCAACCATAGATCAAATAGTTGAAGCTTCGGTTGATGTTCCTGAGATTATGACTAATTTAGCAGATGATAGCTATGTAAAACTGACATTAAAAATTCAGACAACAAGTAAAAAAGCTGCTGAGGAATTAGAAAAGCGTAATTTCCAAGT
Coding sequences:
- the fliG gene encoding flagellar motor switch protein FliG, producing the protein MSRKEKELTGKQKAALLLISLGPEVSASVYKHLNEEEIERLTLEISSVKKVEPGVKEDIIEEFHHIALAQDYISQGGIGYAKTILEKALGAEQAQAIINRLTSSLQVRPFDFARKADPAQIFNFIQNEHPQTIALILSYLDPAQAGVILSSLPQEVQADIAKRIAVMDSTSPEVISEIEAVLERKLSSTVTQDYTETGGVDAVVEVLNGVDRQTEKTILDALEIQDPELAEEIKKRMFVFEDIVTLDNRSIQRVIRDCENEDLLLSMKISSEEVKEIIFRNMSGRMADTFREEMEIMGPVRLRDVEEAQTRIVAVIRRLEDAGEIIIARGGGDDVIV
- the fliE gene encoding flagellar hook-basal body complex protein FliE, encoding MMPTQVTNDTNKLTAPATPFQAQQSFANTLKDAIESVNNQQITSDNLTNKLINGQDVELHEVMIASQKASITLNATIEVRNKVIEAYQEIMRMSV
- the fliF gene encoding flagellar basal-body MS-ring/collar protein FliF — its product is MNDRLTKVKSDSTQFWQSRTKNQKGALIGTIIGVIALASILTYFFTRTTMVPLFTELSASESGEIAEVLAAQGVPYEIAPGGTNILVPEDQVDTLTVSLASQGYPESGDINNSFFTSNAGFGMTDNEFNVIKLAATQTELANLIKQIDGVKDANVMISMPEEGIFINDAGQEASASIVLDTEPGQKFTEEQIKTLYNLVSKSIPNLSTDNIVITNQYSEYFDLNSQTAGGNSVNTVEGQMQVKKTIERDLQRQVQQMLGTMMGQDKVVVSVTTDIDFKQENREENLVEPVDEENMEGIEISAQRITETYTGQPPTMASGEPEAETGSDNLTNYQETQGNDGDYERVEETINNDVNRIKKEIQESPYKIRDLGIQVMVEPPVPNDATTLSQDVVDDIEQILSTVVSTTIDKEAAGNLTEDQINDKIVVSVQPFYGNDAATAEQTSVIPWWIWVIGGILFVSILLLVIYILRSKKRREVEEEMAIIERQQEEIIVEDINREVETESTVRRKQLEKMAKEKPEDFAKLLRSWIAED
- a CDS encoding flagellar FlbD family protein, with translation MIELTRLNGKPFSLNALYIETVEAFPDTTITLTTGRKFIVLESEEEVRKRVMSFYRTIQVLSNPHLRGDLDEK
- a CDS encoding MotE family protein — its product is MANRINNNQQKFEHIEEEKSPGVFQKFFFWVLIPLLFVIAILLVVAQFTGTNVFEKAMNVTNTISSKEKTSEENANQSQKIVNLQAEIKEKEAEIDKLQVEMEDLKAKNHDAEVEKEQLQFRIDELQRSNQNSQKEFDEILSTYEEMSAKSVAPIITELSDDQAVRILSNLKPDKLAEVFSKMNPADAARYTELLSN
- the fliL gene encoding flagellar basal body-associated protein FliL is translated as MKNNKLLTIMLIILVTILLIGIVIFVLLTQFNKQSTANEPTIDQIVEASVDVPEIMTNLADDSYVKLTLKIQTTSKKAAEELEKRNFQVNHIVIGELSEMTEEDLAGKEGKTLFESTIKAQLNELMQEGEVEQIYITSYVIQ
- a CDS encoding flagellar hook-length control protein FliK, producing the protein MNIGIMQLSNVSMPAKVNSIMSTKTQAMTKKTEGFEDVFNKLVASKETTHSTETTSNSPEEVDVEQLGEVLETDSMEELLDLLGISHDDGLLMIQAGEEGQAVAVDEMMNMDDLLAVFNMNPQQLMGTLQQFIGSEQQPVVTDIWSLIGLVNEQAPKVISQLTAALQGEHNVTPKEAKQFLEFLKLAQVVGKNTDLLGDQPLQLAQLKDLFQNLVSEVQTTQSTQTVQTAGKVAIQGFQQVVQQVVKQTETQADTVNDSVNQSTTTTTATTKTITITLPTTEKSVASESLVKEIQSLLNRSQIAKSQGTMKLLLKLNPENLGSIRIELLQKDGVLSARLLASTSTGKELLDSQLNQLKSAFAQANIQMDRIDIAQSLQQTDHNFRDQNMFGNLFKQQQEQEETEPKEKDDEEAISFSEFLKNEEV
- the flgG gene encoding flagellar basal body rod protein FlgG, encoding MLRSMYSGISGLKNFQTKLDVIGNNISNVNTYGFKKGRVVFKDLISQTTAGATGPSATRGGVNPKQVGLGSQIAAIDTVATAGSLQTTGRVLDLAVSGDGYFRVAPGNSLSNISYTRAGNFYIDAEGDLVTADGMYLLSTSGGKINVPTTSQSMSIGQDGSVNIVSENGSLSSSQKISLAKFPNSEGLEKVGSNYFKESPASGEPNNNVIPQAAGKGSIQSGFLEMSNVDLSEEFTEMIVAQRGFQANSRIITTSDEILQELVNLKR
- the flgD gene encoding flagellar hook assembly protein FlgD; protein product: MANTNGISTDYYLSSYQAPQRQTGSSALGKDAFLQILITQLQNQDPTQPMDDKQFISQMAQFSSLEQMQNVASGIKDLLESQQQSQLMNYTSFIGKEVKWLEMTEDKEGNSTVNEGTGVINELKFVDGQPVFILEDGKEITPGNISSILNKSSSTISENPLVTASNLIGKTIQYDNNGEMLQAIIESVSTNNTVIEYILNNGSRMTKDQFELVK
- the fliH gene encoding flagellar assembly protein FliH; amino-acid sequence: MSRLIRSIKSEQQEQHSVNIQIRDLFTKTFDGEEEEQQQHAEPQISLEEIYAERDQLLFDAGLQIETQRQEFEQYRHEQLEQIEQLKMLWEEEKLVLQQQAYEQGFGQGYEEGINKANADMAESLKVANETIEHSLENARKYIEDQEHVILDLALAASQKIIGASLDRQDELFVSIIKQGLKEAREMKEVKIYISPKYYELITSYRDELVEMFPIDVPFLIFVNEDLNDTESYIETNHGRIVVSIDSQLNELRLKLHEILDSKE
- the fliJ gene encoding flagellar export protein FliJ, with the translated sequence MVQYTYRFEKILTIREQEKQQTEMAYKESVRTFEEFANRLYELLKKKEDLITYQNDRLASGSTVDEIHHYAKFIDSLEHSITDMQQKVMQARAKMNWHEQKLVEKNLEVRKFEKMREKDFQAFKVEQDRLEMVQLDELSSLMYSKKEFR
- the fliI gene encoding flagellar protein export ATPase FliI — encoded protein: MLAAQLMNHIQGIETFKKFGKVTRVVGLMIESQGPESSIGDVCKIHVNSPKNGHQIILAEVVGFNDENVVLMPFTSLREISIGCLVEGTGSPLEVKVGPELIGKVLDSMGNPIDGSTLPKGLVTVPTENDPPNPFTRPPINDQIEVGVKAIDGMLTVGTGQRVGIFAGSGVGKSTLLGMIARNTRADLNVIALIGERGREVREFIERDLGPEGLSRSIVVAATGDQPALMRIKGAFTATAIAEYFRDRGLNVMLMMDSVTRVAMAQREIGLATGEPPAQKGYTPSVFAILPKLLERTGTNLKGSITAFYTVLVDGDDMNEPIADTVRGILDGHIVLDRTLANKGQYPAINVLKSVSRLMNHISSNEHVRAAERLRELYYTYSKSEDLINIGAYKRGTSKEIDESIQYEPLITSFLKQGFRDKVTLEDTVNELIALSNGGRK
- the flgC gene encoding flagellar basal body rod protein FlgC, encoding MSIFGSMNTTASALTSQRLRMDVISSNIANVDTTRGKIVNGEWEPYRRKSVTLTAKEGQFSNFLQVAMGKTSNKSVGQGVKVSKINEDQETPFKLVYNPTHPDANEEGYVEMPNIDILTEMVDLISSTRSYEANVTVFNANKSMLTKALEIGK